From Paenibacillus sp. PvR098:
ATGACATGATTTTTGTCACTTTTTCTGATGATTCAGTTCCTCATTGTTAATTTTAAACGTGACATAATGATAAGACCCCAAACGATAATGTATTTTCAATCGTTCGGGGTCTTTCTGGACTATAACAATATAAAAGCAAATAATTTCTAGTGCCTTTGCCTGGAAAATTTCGTTGATTCTTCGTTCTTTGTTGTTAAACTATAACCCCAAATCACCAATGGCCAGTACTCATAACCGTATTCACATCTTGCTGTTTTGGCGAAAATCCCCTTTGTTAACAAGGCCTTTTCAGCATCCCTTACCAGCGAATTAACACATGCACCGTATGCGGGAACATAACTAAATTCGACTGCGGTTATTGAAGTTGATTAATGCATTGACCCTATAAGGATTCTCTCTATTCCAGTGGTTAATTTAGTTACTCCATGTCCAGAAAAAACAGTTATCCCTCCCCAATTAAAAAAGAAAAGGTTATCTGTCAAAGTCCTAAATAGTCGTATCACGCATGTCACCTTTGCCCAACCGCCGCTCCGCCTTACAGCCACAAGGCTTTTCCCGCCCTCCCTCGTACCTATCCCCAATCCCTTCGAGCAATTAAAGTCGTACTACAAATAGGGGAAAAACAGGGGCTACGACCGAGAAAATCGGAGTCAAAAAAGCAATTAAAGTCGAACTAAGAGCAGGGAGAAAAACAGGGAAAGACTGGGTATAGGGCTAAAGATAATCGGAGAAAAAATCGGAGGAAAGCCAGATTTATCAAGAGGTTTCGGGTCTTGCGACCCTTATGAAGAAGAGAAATGAGCCGAGGAAAAACAGGAGTGGATCCCTGAATTTCGCTCGGCTCGTAACATGACTTTTTAGGCTTTAATACGACTATTTAGGCTTTGAGATGACTTTGAGTGCTTTTTACATAGTAGGGAATAGGAATTAGGTAAAAGCTCAGGATAAACTTGGAATAGAAAGTGCCCTACTGATTGAAAGATAACGTTAAATCTTCCTTTAAAAGCTGTTTTAATTCATTTCTTGCATTCGGTATAACCATCGTTTTTAGCTCATTAATTGCACGTAAATCCTCAGAATCAAGTGGGGCAATTGGCTCAAGATACTCAAGGTATTCCCATAAGAAATCGAGTAATTTCCTCGCTTGTCCAGCTACCCTTTCACTAAAGTAAAGCTCATTGTAAATAAAAAAGTCGTTTGCTTCGTGCCAAAGCTCGTAAGCTTCATTGTAACTTATCATTTTTAGGACTTTTCTTATTCTTAGTATCGCATCATTCTTGGTGGCATTATTATTCCATAATTGCAGGATATCATCCTTATCTTTTGCAGTAACATTCAATGACTTCAGATAGTCCTCCAAATCTTCACTACTAACATTTTCAAATGACGGAAAACGGGTTTCGCCCTTTAATCGCATTATTTTTCCAATGGCTTTTTCTAAACACTTGTAAAGCTCTGGATACGTTTCATGTTTCTTCGTAGTATATAGGTCAAAATCCTTTAATATTTTCTGTTGTTTATGCTTTAATTCCTCTAATTCCGAGTTCAAATGTTTTTTGAATTGGTCGTTTTCAATCATTAGTTGAGATTTGTGTCTTTCAAGGTTTTTATTGAAAAAATTCCCTACTGTTAACCTTGTAATTAATGCAATAAGAGCACACAAAACCGTTAATAATCCAACTATCGAGAAAATATTCGGGAGATTTGACGATAAGAAAACCCACACTTTTTGTATCATTTTTCTCTCCTCACTACTTAACGTCTAAACACACGGTTTACTTTTATTGTGTAAGGTTTAACGTAACATCTTTGAAACGTGGAGAAAGCTCCAAACAATCATGGAGCTTTCATGGGTTAAAAATTATTTTTTAACAACCTAATAGTAGGCTCAGGTTCTTTGTAATTTAGAGTTCCTTCATCAAGATTACATAGCATCTCAATGTACTCTTGCGGAACGGATACTTCTTGGATCAATTGTAATTCATTTTTGATCTTATTCTCCAGTAACATTAAGATGCTTTTCCTTAGAACGACAGGTTCTTGTAATGGAACGACATCATCGAGAGGCTCTTTAGTTCTCATCTTCTTCATAGACATTTGTTTGACTAAAGAGGTGTACTTACTCTCGTCAATGATTTTCAAATCTAAGCACCTGAACAACATAGCGGCAATTGACACATTCCAGTACTTTTTCAGATCTACAAAATGGAGCAACGAAGTAGAAGTTACTGTCTTAGCAAAAGCTTCTGCTGGCATTAACAAGGCTGACGCAAAACGATTCGCTTGGTTCTCCATATTTTTAAATTCATCACGGTTAAGTACATCCTGATTATCAATTTCCTTATGCATCAATATGTGTCCTAATTCATGAGCACCATCGAATTGCCGTCTGAATGCGGACTGCTTATCATTGCCAAGAAAAATAAAAGGTCTGCCTTTTCGGTGCTGACAAAAAGCATCGACCTTTTCGCTATCAGTATCTACTGAAAACACAATGACCCCATATCTCTCCAATAAGTGAACAATATTCGTGATTGGTTTATCACCCAAGTCCCAATACTTCCGAACTTGTTCGGCTAATTGCTCAATTGAATTATTCTCCCACTCTGAGTCGAGGCAAAAGGAACTGTCTGGCAAGTTTAGATCAGGGAATTCGATATACTCGGATAAATACTCATAGATATACCCCGCTAATAATGTCTTTTGAAATTGGACTTCCTTGCTCTTCTTTGTAGCTGTAGCATTGGCACGAAAAAATGTGTTACCAACATATTGTTCAGTGAACTCTCGATAAAAAAAACTTTTAGGGAATTTGAGTGTATTGATTAACGCCAACACTGTCTCTTGTTTTGGGGAATGCTCTCCCAGCTCAAATTGGGATATTGCTTGTTTTGATACTCCAATCTTTTCTGCAAGACCACTAATTGTCATGCCCCGTACTAAACGTGCCTCCCTTAGCCTTTTCGGGTTAAACTGCGGCTCTTGTTTTACATTCATAATAAATTTCTCCTAATCTGCAGAAGTCTTTCTAAGTTGAAGGGGAATTCTTTAATTTAACCACAATATCGCTGTCTTCTTTTGGTGTTTTTAGCCGAGGTTCGATATCAGAAGCTCTGTAGTTGTTCAGTGGAATAATGCCTTTTGTATTGTCGATGATTGAATCCGTAATATCTTCCTTGTAGATCCATTCTTCTTGGTCGGGTCTTAAAGCCCCCTCATAAATGACATCGCTGTCCCGATCATAACTTATTACGATTCCAAAGGGGTGATTGTCTGGACCTTGAAATAACGAGGGTTGATAAATGGTATCCCCCATTAAATCTTCTTTTGGTGCACCTGCATCAAGCAGACGATCAAAATTCGATGAAGCAAAATCTCCTCGATATCCGCTTGGGTTATAAATATATTTGTTTTTCGGCAACTTTGACACCAGGATAAGTATGTTTCTAATTGTATCCTGAATCACGATATATGGGTGGAATCCTGCTTTTTTCTTGAAAACTTTCATTTGTGTATGTGGGTTGCTCAATATCATTCTTTCAACATGTGAATTTACGGCATCATATTGTAAACGAGGGGCATATGTATTTGTGGTGAATTCTGGAAGCAACGCCTTTATTGACTGATACTCCTTTTTGCCTTCTTGTATCCCCCTTACAATAAGGCTCCTCTGCTCGTCCAACAACGTGCATTCCTCAAGATACGTTTTCATTAAACGACCCCTCCCACGCTCCAATATATACCATAATTATTTACCACTTTTACTATATTGTCAAGTAACATTGGTTTTTTATATTAAATTTCAAGTTTCGAGGTTTTTATAAATCTTTCTATTTAGACTCAAAGTGATCATTTATTCAGTCAGCTCGATTTCTATTCTTCCAAAGTCGTTTAAGTCTGGCACAAAAAAGCCCCCATCCTTCCTTACAATGATTCTACGGAGAAAGCAATTGGGGAACTACTGATTTATTGTCCGAGTAAGTTTCGACCTTTAGATCGCTAAAGTATTTATATGGAATAAGGACAAAGAGGTGTTAAAATAGATTTATAACAGTCATTTACGGTAATGTCATCGGGGGTCGGGACTTAGGTGAATGGTAACTTTGTAAGTATCATAGGCTATCAGTTTGAAAGGGTACATACAGGTGTAATCTCTTGGATTCTTGAAACAAAAAATGTTTTGGTTACAATGGACCGTAAATATGAAGTCCTTCGTAGAATCTATCGTATGTGCAATCAAACCATCAATTTCAAGGAAACGGATATACAGAATATTACCTGCTCACCTGAATACTCTTTTGGTCGCAAGCGGAAGATCGATCTTGTCGTAAGGGTTGATCTAAACAATCAGAGTACAAAATATTTAGTTATTGAAATGAAGGTAGATTCAATCCCCTACAGTGAACAACTTAACGGAACACGAAACGATTTTCTCCAAGACAAAAACTGCAATCCTGATGATGCCTCATTTTTGTTATTCCTTTTTGGCTCGGCTCAAGTTTGTGTTCAGCCTGTCCTTCACTCTTTTATAGTGTTTCGACTCCCAGAAATTCGTGAAGTTTTTTCGGGTTTATATATCGACCATCATGTTTATGATGATTGGATTGAAGCTTTGACAGATGAGGATTTCAGAAGAATGGACATAATGAAAGAACTGGAGATTACCCCCAAAATTTTTGATGAAAAGTATTGGAAGGGTCGGGGATACCACCTTTGGTTTCCACTGTTTTACTATATATATTTCGAATTAAAACGATATTCAAAATATTCTGTTCAGTGGGATATATATAGCGGCAGTAATAATCCTGTTATGAATTGGAGGGATGGTTGGCTCAAGAAGAAAATCTTGGGTTATAACGTTGAGTTTTATTGGGAGTTCAACTATGAGGATTTCATATTGAAGGTATTATTGGATGAGAACAATAAGATGCCTCAAGACGATCTGAACTGGCTGAGGGATGAAATAGCAACCTTTTGTAACTATGAGACAATGAAGTGTGGAAAAAGTACTCAAAACCGTTATGGGAAGTTTAACTCCCTATACAAATGGAAATTCGATTTCAAGACACAAGATTTTGCTCAAATCATGAAAGAAGTTGATGAGATACTTGATAAGGTACATCCAAAGGTAATTTCTTTATAAATAGGAATCGTACCGCAGTTTTCAACTTAGTGAAACTGCGGTTTATTGGAGCATTTTATTTTAAATTTCATCAGGACAGAATAGTATCATGCCTTTAAAAATGGATCTTCCGAGTTTATCATTGTCTCAATTATAGAAGCATCTATGATTTCAGGACGCACACCAGCCTTTCGTAACACCTCCCATCTTGTAATCCTCCTACCTTCCCGTTTCAGTTCTTTAATAGCCCATTTTAATCTCCGCAATCGATATTGTTCGTTGCTCCCAACCACGAGTTTTAAATAAGCCTTAGTTAGCGGCAATTTATCAAGATACTTGTCCAAGAGAGTTCTATTACCAATTTCAAGCCCGATAGAATTTATACTTATTTGTTTTGGCTTTCCGTCCCTGGCTTGAATAGCGACGACTGAGATTTTAATCTTCTCAACAAGATCTCTGTCCCGACTATTCCAATTAATCCTGGTTTTCGAAGCACCTCTTCTCTTTACCTTCGTTGGCGATTCCCGTTCGAGCCATGACCGATCTAAACGATACAACCGATTAAATAGTGTGGGATTCAGTTTTCTCAGTTCTGTTCTGGACAAACACGGATACTTATTTTGCATAGTCTTCCATTCCGCTCGATCCTCTATTCTTTGCTTTTCCTCCTCTAACTGCCTTTCCTTTTTTCCTCCCCCCTCTTCCTTATCTATGTATTTTTTTACAGTGCGTATATTGGCTTGAATTCGTATACCAATCTCCTGCAAACTCATGCCTGCCTCAGCTAACCTCTTACACTCTTTTTCCCATACCATTCCAAATCGCTTTACTCTCATACTTGTCTTTGCGTCTTCCCCAGCCCGTAGAGTATATACGAATCCACATGAGCAATGGAATGTCCCAGTAGCTTTCTTATCTTGTACGGTCAAATAAATCTCATTAACAACAAGACTTCCATGATGATCAGCGGCGGGATTCATACACATCCATGGTCCATTACCAAATGGTTTGTACGATCCACAATTTGTGAAGAATTCCTCTACATCGGCATTGAGAAATTGTATTAATAGAAGATGGCGAATCGGGTGGAAAGTTCTATGATGCTTCCTGGTTAGTTGTTTTAGCCAATTATTTTTTGTATGAATACCAGATTGCAAATGTTCAAGAAAGTTCTCACCAAAATTAGAAATAAAATCTCGATAAAGCCTATCTTGGTCAACCTTATGTCCAATGGTACTGGAATAACCATATTCTTTTAACTTATTCCAATACTACTGTTCAAACCAATCAAACGATCGATTCGGATACCGATTACTAAGGAGCATCTTTATATTGTTGCTAAGATGTTGGTATTTCCCGATTTCGTTCAAAGATGTTATCTCGGTAACACCATTAAGCGGACTATTACTTGCATCCGCCGCTATAAACTTATATTTGTTTTCTCCGTGCAATTGAATATCACTATCTAAAAGAATAGTTCCATGTTCGACACATACATCTAAACCAGGGATTTGATGCATTCTGTGCCAGTATCTTTCGCCATAGGTCTTGAGGTCTTGAATTAGGCACTCTCTGCAAAATCGGATCCTCTTATTCCGACGTATTGAACTGCCCATAATACCAAGCCGAGAATAAACTTCGTTTCCAATACCCTCAACCATCGATCTATATACTGCATCTGCTTGACCAGGAGGCAAGAATGCCGAATAAAATGGGAACAAGGTATGTTCCATAATCAATTGTTCTACTGTTATTTGGGACGTAATCGGCAGTCTCTCAACTAATCCGCCAATTTTTGTGGGGAGATCAACGGAAGCAGTAATATGCTTGTCTCCAAAAATATGTTGCAACATGTTGCGGTGATTCGGTTCTCCTGACCATTTTTTCAGCCTACCTATAATTGAATAGAGTAGCTCGTCAGGATAGGGGGTCGGGAAAAATAGAAGCATTGCCAATTATCACCCCGTATATCCAAAATCATGTCGAATTATTCCCGCTCGTTTTAACGATTCATAGGCAGATATGCCTTCTTTTTCTCCAACCTTCACAATGTGCCGAAGATCCCCTTCCCATTTTTTTTGAATCCCTTTCTCCTCAAGCTTCTCCTTCCCCTTGTCTATTGAAATTTGATACGTCGCTTGAACAAGCTCATTCAAGTCAGTCATAGTTGGTTGTAGATTCAGTACCACATTTACCAGACGATCCGCTTCCTTCTCTTTAATCCCCAGAAGTTGTAATCTGTTCACCGCACTCTCCCTAAGATGTGTGATTTGTTGTTGTCTGGAGTCTGAATGCTTTCGCGTTTCCTTAATGAAGGTTTGTACTTGGATCTGGGTCTGCTCCTTGTGCATAAACTCCGTGATATCTGGCATAACGATATCTTGATAATCAATTAATTGAGATGTTCTTCCGCTTCTAAGTGCATCCAGCATTGGACGAATCAACTTTAACTCATTTGCCACT
This genomic window contains:
- a CDS encoding XRE family transcriptional regulator; translation: MNVKQEPQFNPKRLREARLVRGMTISGLAEKIGVSKQAISQFELGEHSPKQETVLALINTLKFPKSFFYREFTEQYVGNTFFRANATATKKSKEVQFQKTLLAGYIYEYLSEYIEFPDLNLPDSSFCLDSEWENNSIEQLAEQVRKYWDLGDKPITNIVHLLERYGVIVFSVDTDSEKVDAFCQHRKGRPFIFLGNDKQSAFRRQFDGAHELGHILMHKEIDNQDVLNRDEFKNMENQANRFASALLMPAEAFAKTVTSTSLLHFVDLKKYWNVSIAAMLFRCLDLKIIDESKYTSLVKQMSMKKMRTKEPLDDVVPLQEPVVLRKSILMLLENKIKNELQLIQEVSVPQEYIEMLCNLDEGTLNYKEPEPTIRLLKNNF
- a CDS encoding PD-(D/E)XK nuclease family protein, with the translated sequence MNGNFVSIIGYQFERVHTGVISWILETKNVLVTMDRKYEVLRRIYRMCNQTINFKETDIQNITCSPEYSFGRKRKIDLVVRVDLNNQSTKYLVIEMKVDSIPYSEQLNGTRNDFLQDKNCNPDDASFLLFLFGSAQVCVQPVLHSFIVFRLPEIREVFSGLYIDHHVYDDWIEALTDEDFRRMDIMKELEITPKIFDEKYWKGRGYHLWFPLFYYIYFELKRYSKYSVQWDIYSGSNNPVMNWRDGWLKKKILGYNVEFYWEFNYEDFILKVLLDENNKMPQDDLNWLRDEIATFCNYETMKCGKSTQNRYGKFNSLYKWKFDFKTQDFAQIMKEVDEILDKVHPKVISL
- a CDS encoding TniQ family protein, encoding MLLFFPTPYPDELLYSIIGRLKKWSGEPNHRNMLQHIFGDKHITASVDLPTKIGGLVERLPITSQITVEQLIMEHTLFPFYSAFLPPGQADAVYRSMVEGIGNEVYSRLGIMGSSIRRNKRIRFCRECLIQDLKTYGERYWHRMHQIPGLDVCVEHGTILLDSDIQLHGENKYKFIAADASNSPLNGVTEITSLNEIGKYQHLSNNIKMLLSNRYPNRSFDWFEQ